The genome window ATTCCAGGGGGCCACTTGTTTCCATGGAGACATAACTGTCACTACTGAGTCCTAGATGGGACCTCTGTTGTCACTTCTTCAGTACTCAGGGAGCACCCACTGTCCTGTGtcctatccccaccccccagggccAGCCTATGTGTCCATGTGTCTGGAAGGGGGTGTCTGGTGAGAGTCACAGAGACAGTGCTCCTCACACGGGGAGGTGCTTGGCAATGCTCACACACCTGCTGGTCCTCTGCTCATCACCCAACCGGACTCCagccctctctctccattcccatTCATTTGTGggacaggggagagggggaagaagagacagagagagtaagcATGACTCTGGTACAGGGACCTTGACTGTCCTTTGGGGCCTCATGTTGAGAGCCGGTGCCTTGTCCTCTGCATCAGCTCCTGGGCCACCAAGTCCCAGGGCTGCCTCAGACATAGAGACCCTTCCACCTGCTGGGGACACTCTAAcgccccccaccctacccccaagtTGTGCCTCTGACTCTGGGTTCCCCTCTGTCCCCAGGGTGCACATAGCTCAAAGGGCAGCAGGATCAGCACCGTGAGACCTGAGCGGGCAGGTGCCATGGagaagatggtggcacacctggtgcccGCTCTCCTGTGCCACGACCCCTCTTACCTGCACACCTTCCTGTCTTCATGCCGAGCTCTGGCCTCCACCCAGCAGGTGCTGGACCTGCTGTTCACCAGGTGAGCCCCACCCAGAGCAATGAGGGGCTGCTGGGGGCAGGCAGGGTGGGGGATGGCCAGGGAATTGCTCCCTGCTGAGGACTGAGCAGGGAATCACTCACTCCCTCTCCCCTGGGTGAGCCCCTGTCCCTCTGACAGTGGCCTGTACTGACTTGATTTCCACCTGAAAGGAGACGTGACATTCACCTAGACATCACGTCTTGGGGAAGTTTAGTGCAGGAATCAGCAAGGGGGTGGTGGCTCTGTGGGACCCCAGGCCTCAGCTCAGTGTGAGGGCTCATGGGTCATGGAGGCATGAACACACTGGGGACCACTGGCATCCCCACAGGAACTTTCTGGGCCCTGACCTTGGCCCATGCACAGAGACTCAGTACCCTCCCCAGACAAACATGGGAGCCAGGAGCCAGTGTGGAGCCAGTCAGAAGCACCCACACCTGCCTCCTGGGCCCCTCTGTGTCCTCCAGGTTCGGCTGTGTGCTCCCCTACTGTGAGGAGGATGGTGGACCCCTGCACCAGCTCACAGTGTGAGTGTCCTGGGCTCCCCAAGGGGGCTGCCTGCTTCCATAGTCTGTGTGAGGGGAGCAAAGGgacagggttggggtggggtagggCTGAACATGCCTCACACTCCTGAGAAGCTTCCAGAAGCTGCAAGGTCTGAGGTTTCTCCAgccagaagaaggaaggaaaatgtcAAGAGCAGGCTGTGGGGGCTGTGGGGGCCAATTGGCTGTGAAGCCTGAGGGGGCTGAGGGGGCTGAGGTAGCTGAGGAAGCTGTGGCAGCTTGAGGGGGCTGAGGGGCCTGTGGGGGCTGAGAGGGCTGCATGGTGGGCAGACACAGAGCAGCCCTGAGGAGGGACCCTTGCACCTGGCTCCTCAAGGGAAGAATCTCCCAAGTGTCCCCTAGCATGCTGGGTGCCATCCCCACTGAGTCCTGTGAGCACAGGGACAGAGCAGGACCTTGTCTGCCTCCACAGAGGGGCTTTGCCCAGTGGACAAAGAGGACACATTTCAGGGGGCAGGCTTCCTGGAGGCAGGGGCAGGTGGACTCCCCAGAGGGCAGGCTGTCACTGTGGATGACTCTCTGCCTGTCCCCTGGGAGGTGGCCCTCAGGACTACAGATGGAGGGGGGGGCATGGAGGGGCCTCCACTCATGCAGCAGGTCAGGGCACAGCCCCCTGGGGCCTCAGGAGACTGAGGGCAAAAGCCACCCTGTGACTCTGCTGCCCCTCTGCCCACAGGGCCATGTCCTCCCTCCTGGGCACCTGGCTACATGAGCACCCCGAGGACTTCTACCAGCCTCCTGACTTCCCCTGCCTGAAGATGGTGCTGGCTTATGTGCAGCTAAACATGGCTGGCTCCACCCTGGAGCAAGGGGCCCTCCTGCTTCTGGAGCAGCTGGAGCAGCTGGAGGCCACCCAGGAGCCTGAGGGGGAGGCGggcaggctgggtgctgggctgtggGCAGCAGGTCCTGGCAGGCCAGCCCCTTGGAGCTGCAGCTGTGAGTCCCTGCAGTCTGAGACCTGGGGCGTCTCTAAGGCTTGGCCCTCTGCTGAGCACACCTCCAGGAGCATGAAGGCCCCAGCCTGCTCAGGGTCTCCAGCCAGTAGCAGGAGCAGCAGCCCCCCCTGCAGAgctgcagagcctcaggccccagccctgccTGGAGCCCAGGACAAGAGCAAGGCCCCTCCCAGCTCCAGACTCTGAGCTCCAGCAGGTTGCACACAGTGCTCACTGCAGCTCTAGGGCTGGGACAGGAGCCCAAGGGGGCAAAGGGGAACTGTCAGTATGTCAGGATATACTGCTCCACACCTAGAACAACCAGGGGACTTATTCTAGCACTTTCTCCACCAAGTCCCATCAAATTCACCAGCCCATGAAGTCCAGGCCTATCAGCTCCAGTGCAGACTGTGACTCTACTCTGATTCTCCACACATGTGCCTGGAGCCAGAGCCAGCTCAGGAGCTGCGCCCGCTGCTGCAGGGCTCTCAGGGCACACCTGGGGCTCAGAGGGCAGCTGCTGCCCCAGAGACTCACAGTCTCCccagcttttatttattacttagctTTTAGCTCTGTGTTTCATGTATTTAATAACAGAATCTACTGTATTATAGGACATTCCCCTGAAATAAAGtctaatgcttatttatttaaatacctGTTTGATTCTCTGTGTGTTGTTCTCAGTGGTCACCTCACCCCAGACATCTCATTTCACACATTTCATTCACAGTCACCCCACTGGCCACCCCCTATGCCCCCCCAGCATCTGTCTCCTGGCTCAGCAGGGCTGTACTGACACAAAGCTGCCTGAGAGGACCCAGGGGACATGTAAGTGGCCTCAGCAGGACCCATGGAATTGGAGCAAAGGAGTCTCTGCAGGCATATCAGGGCTTCAGGGGAGTTATGGGCAGGTCAGAGCCCCAGGCCCAGGGCTGTGGAGCTGAGAAAGCTCCACCCATCCCCTGACCCCATCAGTGACCCTGCTCAGCCTGCACCAGTGTCCCCAGTGCTGAGCACCCCACATTCAGCCCTTTGTGGAGGCAGGCCCCTTTGCCCCCTGCCAGCCCCCCAAGTGTCAGTCAGGGAAAGAGTCCCCATCACAGGTCCTGggggaagggaggctgagtctggAGCTGAGGAGTGAGTTCTGGGCAGGGGCCTCTCTCTTCTCAGTCAGGATAGGAGTCCATGCAGGCAATGGGGACCACACGGGGGACTCTGATCTGCCCATAGATAAGCCCTAGGACTCCCTGAAAAGCCCTTGAGTGAATGGGGCATAGGGATGCAGATCCCAGCCAGGGCTGAGGTGGGTTGCCCTGGGGTGACAGTGCTCAGGTCAGGGCTTCTATGCTGGTCTGAGGCCAAGAACCTTTCTCAGTAACCTCTTCTTTGCCAAAGAGGTCTCCAGAGAAGCCTCAGTGCAGACCCCAAGTCTCCCCCAGCACCTAGAGGCCTGGGGCCCCGAGTGAGGATCCCCTGTGTGGCAGGGACAACTGTAGGGACTAGGGATGTCCTAGGGAGCCCATGGCTCCTTTAGTGTTTTTGGCATAAGGATGCACTGCCAGTGTGTGGTCTGTTGTGTTCTCTGGAGCAGAGCCCTCAGGAGCTAGGGGTGCAGGTCCTTCATCACCACCCAggacacccagccccctctatatctcttctttagagaactgtctctTCATGTCTTCTTctcactttttaatatttatttattttcctttttgttgcacttgtttttattgtttttgtagttagtgttgttattgatgtcgtcgttgttagataggacagagagaaatggagagaggaggggaagacagagagggggaatgaaagatagaaacctgaagacctgcttcaccgcttgtgaagtgactcccctataggtggggagccggggactcgaaccgggatccttaagctggtccttgagcttcaaccatgtgtgcttaacccacagtgctaccacccgactccctctgcccacttttttattgggttctttttcttttcctcgagCTATAAGAGTTctttgtagatgtttgatatcaaccacttgtctgaagaTGGTGTGTGAACATGTTCTCCCCATTGTTGTGTTtcttgtttatccttatggagttttcttttgatgtacagaaactttttaatttaatatagttccatttgttcaatcttgtttttgtttcccttgcccatggagtGAAGTCTCCAAACAgtattaatgtcatgaaatgtttcaccaatatgttcttctatgtattttatactttcaggtctaatattcagatctctgatccattttgagttaattttggtgtatggtgttagttggtagtctagtttcatttttctacatgtagttgccaacaccacttgttacagagaccttcttttccccattgggcagttttgacccctttgtcatatatgagaTGCCTATATGTGTGGATTAAGTGCTTGACTCTCTATCTTATTccattaactttctttttaaaagtattttttgtagcttttaaaaatttattcattcctttttgttgcccttgttgtgttattattgttgttgtagatgtcattgttgttggataggacagagagaaatggaaagaggaggggaagacagagagggggagagaaagacagacacctgcagtcctgcttcaccgcctgtgaagctactcccttgcacgtggggagccaggggcttgaaccgggatcctcacgccggtccttgcattttgcgccatgtgtgcttaacctgctgcgctactgcccaacatcGTATATAACCATTTTTGTAACAATACTACACTGTTTTGATTATTACTACTTTGTATAGGTagggtattgtgatgcctccattttttatttctttttccttaggagtgtttttgctattcatgtttttttttttttaagttccacatgaatttttgaagaatcttttcaatttccttgtaatatgtcattgggattttaataggaatTGCCTtgaatatttattctcccaatccatgaacaagggatattcttccatttctttgtgtcatcttctattttttttaacagtgtcttatatttttccttgaaaaggtcctGTACAtcctttgttatatttatttctatttaatttaatttttttggacTCAATTGTAAATTGGATTGTTTCCTTTAGTTTCATTTCCTCTAGCCCATCTTTTGCGTAGATGAATGTAACAGATTTGtggatattgattttgtagcctgaatttactgatgatttatagtagtttcttggcagagtttctggtTCCTTTCTTCTCTataacctccttccctctcaatttttctctgcctctatcaaaacaagaaagaaagagagaaaggaaggaaggaagaaagcaagcaagcaagcaagcaagaaagaaaaatgctggGAGTGACAGATTTGTCACAGGGTCCTAGTGATGCTGACACtagtagcaaaaattaaaaagattcgtGGGTGGATGAGCAGGCACATGGATGGGTGGAAGGAGGATGGGGAAGGGTAGGAATTTGTGGGTCTGCATAGATGGGTGGATAGTTCAGTGGAAAGaggtggatggaaggaaggatgaatgAGTTGATAGTGTAACAGGAGGATAAAGAGATGACTCCCAGGCCCAGGGTAGAAGTTCTCACCTGCAGCTACCACTCATGAACTTATAACTTCCCTCCCTGTAACATGATGTCTggggagttatttttttttttttcttccccatccAATGGGTTGTTGTGAGAATCAGATGAGATTACAGGGATTCAGTAGTCATATCTCTATAAAAATGCCAATGAGGGGAGTGTTGTTCAAGAGAAAAAGCACTTCTTCAGTCAAGTAACTGTTTCCAAGAGGAGCAACCCACTAATTTAATTGCTACCTGTTGCTCCCATAAGGCCAGGGTTGGGAGAAGGCAGGGATATTTCTGGTGGAGGGTCCTTCCCAGTGAAATTGGGGGAGTCAAACACCATTACAGTGGATTCAAGACAATAACTAAATGACAGCCTTAAAAAGACAcagattgggagttgggcggtagcgcaaagtgcaaggactggagtaaggatctgggttagagcccccagctccccacctgcaagggagtcacttcacaagcggtgaaacagggctgcaggtgtctatctttctctcccactctctgtcttcccctcctctttccatttttctctgtcctatccaacaacgatgacaacaataataattacaacaataaaacaacaagggcaacaaaaaggaataaataagtaaatgtttaaaaataaaaaagatgcagATTTAGGAGCCTTGAGGAAGTGGGTTTGAGGCTTTGGCCCCCATGTATGAAAGCCTGCAGGGGATGgggggtttcatgagtggtggagcagtgctgcagtgtctctccttactctatttctctctccttatctctgtctttcaccttttatctagaggaaagaaaggaaaggaggagaataAAAGCTTTGGAAAGCAATaaaatcatgtaggcactgagctccactatcagccctggtggcaaaaaacaaaaagtgaacaAATAAGTAATCTTTGCACAGAAATAGCATTGCAGACATATAGTATAAAATGCCTATGTGCACTGTGGTCTCAGATACCTAGAACTTAAACATTTGTAGATTTTGTGGTTGAAGTGATGCTTCTGCCATTTAagcccaatttttaatttttatttatttattattggatagatacagaaagaagttgagaggggtgggggagatagagaaggagagacagagagacacttgcagcactgctttaccacgtttgaggcttcccccctgcaggtggggccgggggcttaaacctgggtccttatgtactcaacctggtgaaccaccacctggccccttgaagcccagttttttaaaaaatttctttattggggaattaatgttttacattcaacagtaaatacaatagtttgtacatgcataacatttcccagttttccatataacaataaaacacccactgggtcctctgtcatcctttttggacctgtattctccccacccaactactccagagtcttttgctttagtgcaatacaccaattccagttcagattctacttgtgttttctcttctgatcttgcttttcttttttttaaatttatttctttattggagaattaatgttttacattcaacagtaaatacaatagtttgtacatgcataacattccccagtttcccatttaacaatacaacccccactatgtcatttatcatccttcatggacctgtattctccccacccacccaccccagagtcttttactttggtgcaatacaccaattccatttcaggttctacttgtgttttcttttctgatcttgcttttcaacttctgcctgagagtgagatcatcccatattcatccttctgtttctgacttatttcacttaacatgaatttctcaaggtccatccaagatgggctgaaaacggtgaagtcaccattttttatagttgagtagtattccattttatatatatatgccacaacttgctcagccactcatctgttgttggccacctgggttgcttctagggtttggctattacaaattgtgcttccaagaacatatgtgtacacagatctttttggatgggtttgttgggttccttaggatatatacccaggagaggaattgcaggatcatagggtaggtccatttctagccttctgagagttctccatacttttctccacagaggttggaccaatttacattcccaccagcaatgcaggagggttcctttgaccccacaacctctccagcatttgctgctgttacctttcctgatgtatgacattctcacaggagtgaagtgatatctcattgttgtcttgatttgcatttctctgacaatcagagacttggagcattttttcatgtgtttctcagccttttggatctcttctgtggtgaatattctgtccacgtcctccctccatttttggatggggttatttgttgtcttgttgttgagatttgcaagttctttatatattctggttattagcctcttgtctgatgtatggcatgtaaagatcttctcccattctgtgaggggtctcttgatttgggtattagtttctttagctgtacagaagctttttaatttgatgtggttccataggtttatgcttgtcttagtcttctttgtaattggattcgttttattAAAGAAGCCCTGTTTTAAAGATGGACAGGGACAAGGAAGGGGCACAGTGGGTAGGCAAAATGATTCAATACTTGtatctctgaggttccaggttcacttccttgtactaccataagctagagctgatggaaggaaggaaggaaggaaggaaagaagaaaggaaggaaggaaggaaagaatagatAGACAGAGGTTTGCATGCTATGCTCC of Erinaceus europaeus chromosome 14, mEriEur2.1, whole genome shotgun sequence contains these proteins:
- the LOC132532693 gene encoding ral guanine nucleotide dissociation stimulator-like, giving the protein MEKMVAHLVPALLCHDPSYLHTFLSSCRALASTQQVLDLLFTRFGCVLPYCEEDGGPLHQLTVAMSSLLGTWLHEHPEDFYQPPDFPCLKMVLAYVQLNMAGSTLEQGALLLLEQLEQLEATQEPEGEAGRLGAGLWAAGPGRPAPWSCSCESLQSETWGVSKAWPSAEHTSRSMKAPACSGSPASSRSSSPPCRAAEPQAPALPGAQDKSKAPPSSRL